From one Geoalkalibacter halelectricus genomic stretch:
- a CDS encoding helicase C-terminal domain-containing protein, whose amino-acid sequence MDQFFTTDALALMRQAIDEARGNEVFFLGHTDAQRRVTQIEVLARGNAEAVPAILAACGFGDVVIHNHPSGVLQPSAADIDIASHLGGLGIGFYIIDNAVSDLYRVVEAFAEQRREHLEPARIAAILGPEGVVARSLAGWEERPEQLRMAFAVGEAFNHDRIALIEAGTGTGKSLAYLVPAILWAKNNQERVVVSTNTINLQEQLIRKDIPFLQRATDLEIRAVLVKGRGNYLCLRRAESAQAEPGLFDAAEGGELQAILAWARTTRDGSREELSFIPRDLVWEEVRCELDQCARVRCPHYGRCFFHRARRAAAAADLLVVNHALLLSDLALRRQTDNYSAAAVLPPFERIILDEAHHLEDVATQHFSAQISRFTFSRLLGRLRHPRKPDKGLLPRLLALLGRELPESQDALYRDLHGRIEAALAGRQSLHDAALRTLEEAGQALATHAGREIHGGEDLKVRLIPAFTQAALWEELAAAIRRLARDSAALGGQLRALLKACGALPEETAEKLLAPLVDLRGCTARLEALAGDLALFTDVDGDSCAWFEITRRRIGLGEALVTRLCRSPLEVAASLKEALYDRFRTLVLTSATLAVGESFAYFRARTGLDAVDAQRRGELLLPSPFNYAEQTLLTVPTDLPEPGRPGFAEAVRDLVERCVLAADGRTFVLFTAYSLLRRVHGELAPVLGARGYHCLRQGEINRHKLLRQFAADPTSVLFATDSFWEGVDVPGRALEQVIITRLPFRVPTEPVLEARAEAIAARGGDPFMSYTVPQAVIRFKQGFGRLIRHREDRGVVLILDNRVVKKGYGRIFLRSLPEARLLTAPAAAVVEEIARFFTPVLPGKSA is encoded by the coding sequence ATGGATCAGTTCTTCACAACCGACGCCCTGGCCCTGATGCGCCAGGCGATCGACGAGGCGCGCGGCAACGAGGTGTTTTTTCTCGGTCACACCGACGCGCAGCGCCGCGTGACGCAAATCGAGGTGCTGGCGCGCGGCAACGCGGAGGCGGTTCCCGCCATCCTCGCCGCCTGCGGATTCGGCGACGTGGTCATTCACAATCACCCCTCCGGAGTCTTGCAGCCCTCCGCGGCCGATATCGACATCGCCTCGCACCTCGGCGGCCTCGGGATCGGCTTCTACATCATCGACAATGCGGTTAGCGACCTCTACCGGGTGGTGGAAGCCTTCGCCGAGCAGCGCCGCGAACACCTCGAACCGGCGCGCATCGCCGCGATTCTCGGCCCCGAGGGCGTGGTGGCCCGCTCGCTTGCGGGCTGGGAGGAGCGTCCCGAGCAGTTGCGCATGGCCTTTGCCGTGGGCGAGGCCTTCAACCACGACCGCATCGCTCTCATCGAGGCGGGCACCGGCACGGGCAAGAGCCTGGCCTATCTGGTGCCGGCGATTCTATGGGCCAAGAACAACCAGGAGCGGGTGGTCGTTTCCACCAACACCATCAATTTGCAGGAGCAGCTGATCCGCAAGGACATTCCCTTCCTGCAACGGGCCACGGACCTGGAGATTCGCGCCGTGCTGGTCAAGGGGCGCGGCAACTATCTGTGCCTGCGCCGCGCCGAGAGCGCCCAAGCCGAACCGGGGCTCTTCGACGCCGCCGAGGGCGGCGAGCTGCAGGCGATTCTCGCCTGGGCGCGCACCACCCGCGACGGCTCCCGGGAAGAACTCTCCTTCATCCCTCGCGATCTGGTGTGGGAGGAAGTGCGCTGCGAACTCGATCAGTGCGCGCGGGTGCGCTGCCCGCACTACGGCCGCTGCTTTTTCCACCGGGCGCGCCGCGCGGCGGCCGCCGCCGACCTGCTGGTGGTCAACCACGCGCTGCTGCTCTCCGATCTGGCCCTGCGCCGCCAGACCGACAACTACAGCGCGGCGGCGGTGCTACCGCCCTTTGAGCGCATCATCCTCGATGAGGCCCATCACCTCGAGGATGTCGCCACCCAACACTTTTCCGCGCAGATCAGCCGCTTTACCTTTTCGCGCCTGCTCGGGCGCCTGCGCCATCCGCGCAAGCCGGACAAGGGCCTGCTGCCGCGCTTGCTCGCGCTGCTCGGCCGGGAACTGCCCGAGAGCCAGGACGCCCTCTATCGCGACCTGCATGGCCGCATCGAGGCCGCGCTGGCGGGGCGCCAAAGCCTGCACGACGCGGCCCTGCGCACCCTGGAGGAGGCCGGCCAGGCCCTGGCGACCCACGCCGGGCGCGAGATTCACGGCGGCGAGGACCTCAAGGTGCGCCTCATTCCAGCCTTTACCCAAGCAGCCCTCTGGGAGGAACTGGCCGCGGCCATTCGCCGCCTGGCCCGCGACAGCGCCGCCCTGGGCGGACAACTGCGCGCCCTGCTCAAGGCCTGCGGCGCGCTGCCCGAGGAAACCGCCGAGAAGCTGCTCGCCCCCCTGGTGGATCTGCGCGGCTGCACCGCGCGCCTGGAGGCGCTGGCCGGCGACCTCGCTCTGTTTACTGATGTGGATGGGGACAGCTGCGCCTGGTTCGAGATCACGCGCCGCCGCATCGGGTTGGGCGAGGCCCTGGTCACGCGCCTGTGCCGCTCGCCCCTGGAAGTGGCCGCCAGCCTCAAGGAGGCGCTCTACGATCGCTTTCGCACCCTGGTCCTGACCAGCGCCACCCTGGCCGTGGGAGAATCCTTCGCCTATTTTCGCGCCCGCACCGGCCTCGACGCGGTCGACGCCCAGCGCCGCGGCGAGCTGCTCCTGCCCTCGCCCTTCAATTACGCCGAGCAGACCCTGCTGACGGTGCCGACGGATCTGCCTGAGCCCGGTCGCCCGGGCTTTGCCGAAGCGGTGCGCGACCTGGTGGAACGCTGCGTGCTGGCCGCCGACGGCCGCACATTCGTCTTGTTCACTGCCTACAGCCTGCTGCGCCGGGTGCACGGCGAACTGGCTCCGGTGCTCGGCGCGCGCGGCTACCATTGCCTGCGCCAGGGTGAAATCAATCGCCATAAATTGCTCCGCCAATTTGCCGCCGATCCCACCAGCGTGCTCTTCGCCACCGATTCCTTCTGGGAGGGGGTGGATGTTCCCGGGCGCGCCCTTGAGCAGGTCATCATCACCCGCCTGCCCTTTCGCGTGCCCACCGAACCGGTTCTCGAGGCGCGCGCCGAAGCTATCGCCGCGCGCGGCGGCGACCCCTTCATGAGCTACACCGTGCCCCAGGCGGTAATCCGCTTCAAGCAGGGCTTCGGCCGCCTGATCCGCCACCGCGAGGATCGCGGCGTGGTGTTGATCCTCGACAACCGCGTGGTAAAAAAAGGCTATGGCCGCATTTTTTTGCGCTCGCTGCCCGAGGCGCGCCTGCTGACCGCCCCCGCGGCGGCGGTGGTCGAGGAGATCGCGCGTTTTTTCACCCCCGTGCTTCCCGGGAAATCGGCATGA
- a CDS encoding NfeD family protein: MNQPQPAPRPTWTPRILLRYALLQIPALALLILGMLLVRHWWDLPPALPWLIVGGWLLKDIVLFPLVWRSYDPDPQPHGNSLLGCEGLVVRPLEPAGMVRVHDELWRARLPEGAPALPGGRRVRVCGREGLTLIVEAVEEESPP, translated from the coding sequence ATGAACCAGCCCCAACCCGCCCCGCGCCCGACCTGGACGCCGCGCATCCTGCTGCGCTATGCGCTCCTGCAAATCCCGGCTTTGGCGTTGCTGATCCTGGGCATGCTGCTGGTAAGGCACTGGTGGGATCTGCCCCCGGCCCTGCCCTGGCTGATCGTGGGCGGCTGGCTGCTCAAGGACATCGTGCTTTTTCCCCTGGTATGGCGCTCCTACGACCCCGACCCCCAGCCGCACGGCAACAGCCTGCTCGGCTGCGAGGGGCTCGTGGTGCGGCCCCTCGAACCCGCCGGCATGGTGCGCGTGCACGATGAATTATGGCGCGCGCGCCTGCCCGAAGGCGCCCCGGCCCTGCCCGGCGGCCGCCGGGTGCGGGTTTGCGGCCGCGAGGGACTGACCCTGATCGTGGAGGCGGTCGAAGAGGAATCCCCGCCATGA
- a CDS encoding SLC13 family permease: MTTAMLLALAILVLALILLISGRVPAEVVAMLVLGALPVAGLVTPAEAIAGFSSPAVITLWAIFILSGGLTRTGVGDLLGAQVLRVAGHGEAALVAVIMATAAVLSAVMNNVAVAVLMLPVVMDIARKSGNAPSRLLMPLAYGALLGGLMTQIGTPPNILVSVAMEEQGLTPFAMFDFTPVGGAVLLAGIAFMTLIGRHLLPRRDPAGASLHPEVNLRDRYDLRNRMFLMAVPPYSDLSGKTLAQCRFGPALGLAVLEILRNGRTLMAPGSETEIRSDDRLLVQGRLERMEELRGWRDLTIEQEGCGPDQLISENIGMAEAQLAPDSELIGLSLSEARFFTRFGVNVLGALRGTPAQAVSLGDYRCAAGDVLLVQGPKNTLEDLGQERNFTRLTHLNRAEVTSHRALQQGLLTLRLSAAGGLAGRTLHDCALGDALGLRVVGILREQQCILLPTPEDTLEGDDRLAVTGRREDLMLLQGLERLEIQREFSPEITNLESAEVGLIEVVLSPHSRLAGKTLRDLHFREKFGLSVIALWRGGRALRTGLRDLPLQFGDALLIYGSRARFTQLARDGDFLVLTQDVQEPPRRDKLGRSLSILTAVLIPVLLGWLPIYIAAVLGAAAMILSGCLSMNEAHRAIEWKAIFLIAGLLPLGTALDQSGAAGLLAETLTATVAPFGPQALLAALILFTAVGTCFLPPAALVVLLVPIVFNIAAPTGLSPEALSMGIAMASASLMSPFAHPANILVMGPGGYRFRDYLKVGIPLTLVVLATIMLVLPLVWPLQA, translated from the coding sequence ATGACCACGGCCATGCTGCTCGCCCTGGCTATTCTCGTCCTGGCCCTGATTTTGCTCATCAGCGGACGGGTTCCCGCCGAGGTGGTCGCCATGCTGGTGCTCGGCGCCCTGCCGGTGGCCGGCCTGGTCACCCCGGCCGAAGCCATTGCCGGCTTCAGCAGCCCGGCGGTGATCACCCTCTGGGCCATTTTTATTCTCAGCGGCGGGCTGACCCGCACCGGGGTCGGGGATTTGCTCGGTGCCCAGGTTCTGCGCGTCGCCGGTCACGGCGAGGCCGCCCTGGTGGCGGTGATCATGGCCACCGCCGCGGTACTCTCCGCAGTCATGAACAACGTCGCCGTGGCGGTGCTCATGCTGCCGGTGGTCATGGATATCGCGCGCAAAAGCGGCAACGCCCCGTCGCGCCTGCTGATGCCCCTGGCCTACGGCGCCCTGCTCGGCGGGCTGATGACCCAGATCGGCACCCCGCCCAACATCCTGGTCAGCGTCGCCATGGAGGAACAGGGACTGACCCCCTTCGCCATGTTCGACTTCACTCCGGTGGGCGGTGCCGTGCTGCTCGCCGGCATCGCCTTCATGACCCTGATAGGCCGTCACCTGCTGCCCCGCCGCGATCCGGCCGGGGCCTCGCTGCATCCCGAGGTCAACCTGCGCGATCGCTACGATCTGCGCAATCGCATGTTTCTCATGGCGGTCCCTCCCTACTCCGACCTTTCCGGCAAAACCCTGGCTCAGTGCCGCTTCGGTCCCGCCCTGGGCCTGGCGGTACTCGAAATTCTGCGCAACGGCCGCACCCTCATGGCGCCCGGTTCCGAGACCGAGATCCGCAGCGACGACCGGCTGCTGGTTCAGGGACGCCTGGAGCGCATGGAGGAACTGCGCGGCTGGCGGGATCTGACCATCGAGCAGGAGGGTTGCGGCCCCGATCAGTTGATTTCCGAGAACATCGGCATGGCCGAGGCACAGTTGGCCCCGGATAGCGAGCTGATCGGCCTGAGCCTGAGCGAGGCGCGTTTTTTCACCCGCTTCGGCGTCAATGTGCTCGGCGCCCTGCGCGGCACCCCGGCGCAGGCTGTGAGCCTGGGAGATTACCGCTGCGCCGCCGGGGATGTCCTGCTCGTGCAGGGGCCCAAAAACACTCTCGAGGACCTCGGACAGGAAAGGAATTTCACCCGTCTGACGCACCTGAACCGCGCCGAAGTGACCTCTCACCGCGCTTTGCAGCAGGGTCTTCTAACCCTCAGGCTCAGCGCCGCGGGCGGCTTGGCCGGGCGCACCCTGCACGACTGCGCCCTGGGCGACGCCCTGGGCCTGCGGGTGGTGGGCATCCTGCGCGAGCAACAGTGCATCCTGCTGCCCACACCCGAGGACACCCTCGAGGGTGACGATCGCCTCGCCGTGACCGGGCGCCGCGAGGATCTGATGCTGCTCCAGGGCCTGGAGAGGCTGGAAATCCAGCGCGAGTTCTCGCCCGAGATAACCAACCTGGAATCCGCCGAGGTGGGGCTGATCGAGGTGGTTCTCTCGCCGCATTCGCGCCTGGCGGGCAAGACCCTGCGCGACCTGCACTTTCGCGAGAAATTCGGGCTCAGCGTCATCGCCCTGTGGCGCGGCGGGCGTGCCCTGCGGACGGGATTGCGCGACCTGCCCCTGCAGTTCGGCGACGCCTTGCTCATCTACGGTTCGCGTGCTCGCTTCACCCAACTGGCGCGCGATGGCGATTTTCTGGTGCTGACCCAAGACGTTCAGGAACCGCCCCGGCGCGACAAACTGGGACGCTCCCTGAGCATTCTGACTGCGGTGCTGATTCCGGTGCTGCTCGGCTGGCTGCCCATCTACATTGCCGCGGTCCTCGGCGCCGCAGCCATGATTCTCAGCGGCTGCCTGAGCATGAACGAGGCCCATCGCGCCATCGAATGGAAGGCGATCTTTCTTATCGCCGGCCTGCTGCCCCTGGGCACGGCCCTGGACCAAAGCGGCGCGGCCGGGCTGCTCGCCGAGACCCTGACCGCGACCGTGGCACCCTTCGGCCCCCAGGCCCTGCTCGCCGCCCTGATCCTGTTCACGGCAGTCGGAACCTGCTTTCTGCCGCCCGCCGCCCTGGTGGTGCTGCTGGTCCCCATCGTCTTCAACATCGCCGCGCCGACCGGCCTCTCGCCCGAGGCCCTGAGCATGGGCATCGCCATGGCCTCGGCCAGTCTCATGTCGCCCTTTGCCCATCCCGCCAACATCCTGGTCATGGGCCCCGGCGGCTATCGCTTCCGCGACTATCTCAAGGTCGGCATCCCCTTGACCCTGGTGGTGCTCGCCACCATCATGCTGGTATTGCCCCTGGTCTGGCCCCTGCAGGCCTAG
- a CDS encoding PilZ domain-containing protein: MTKKGTDKRTQKRRNTIYYLEVFDLESGRLLGRLVDITVAGMMLISESPITPDRTYKCRMSLPADILGRSNILFDATCVWSRKALNSDFFEAGFRSLIADPGDIDAIEMLIQRFAFSDL; encoded by the coding sequence ATGACCAAGAAAGGCACCGACAAGCGCACCCAGAAACGCCGCAACACCATTTACTACCTGGAAGTGTTCGATCTGGAGTCGGGTCGGTTGCTGGGGCGGCTGGTCGACATCACCGTCGCTGGCATGATGCTGATCAGCGAATCGCCCATCACTCCGGATCGCACCTACAAGTGCCGCATGTCCCTGCCCGCCGATATCCTCGGACGCAGCAACATCCTCTTCGACGCCACCTGCGTCTGGAGCCGCAAGGCACTCAACAGCGATTTCTTCGAGGCGGGCTTTCGCTCCCTGATCGCCGATCCCGGCGACATCGACGCCATCGAAATGCTCATCCAGCGTTTTGCCTTCAGCGACCTCTGA
- a CDS encoding CAAX prenyl protease-related protein, translating to MSLSTLPSRTRVLFDHIAPFVAWLLLMELLPRTAWAYAVRAAVCLGLFLWCRPWRYYPRPAPRHLPLALAVGVLVCVVWILPELPLWQSWPAVEQFYRQWGIMPPWSATAPVTESPFAPATAGWTLTMARLLGSALVIAAIEEFFWRGFLYRWLIERDFLQVDPGRYLAWAFWLTVLLFGLEHDRWLVGMAAGAAYGWLYLRTRDLWAPICAHVVTNFLLGLYVLLMGAWDFW from the coding sequence ATGAGCCTATCCACCCTACCAAGCCGCACCCGCGTTCTGTTCGATCACATCGCCCCCTTCGTCGCCTGGCTGTTGCTCATGGAGCTTCTGCCGCGCACCGCCTGGGCCTACGCCGTGCGCGCCGCAGTCTGTCTGGGCCTGTTTCTCTGGTGCCGGCCCTGGCGCTATTATCCCCGGCCCGCTCCGCGCCATCTGCCCCTGGCCCTGGCGGTCGGCGTGTTGGTGTGCGTGGTTTGGATCCTGCCCGAACTGCCCCTGTGGCAATCCTGGCCCGCGGTGGAACAATTTTACCGGCAATGGGGCATCATGCCGCCCTGGTCGGCCACCGCGCCGGTGACCGAGAGCCCCTTCGCCCCCGCGACGGCAGGCTGGACCCTGACCATGGCGCGCCTGCTCGGATCGGCCCTGGTGATCGCCGCCATCGAGGAGTTTTTCTGGCGCGGCTTTCTCTATCGCTGGCTCATCGAGCGCGATTTCCTCCAGGTTGATCCCGGCCGCTACCTGGCCTGGGCCTTCTGGCTCACGGTGCTGCTGTTCGGGCTGGAGCACGACCGCTGGCTGGTCGGTATGGCGGCGGGCGCCGCCTACGGTTGGCTCTACCTGCGCACCCGTGATCTCTGGGCACCCATTTGCGCCCATGTGGTCACCAATTTCCTCTTGGGACTTTATGTCCTCCTGATGGGGGCCTGGGATTTCTGGTAG
- a CDS encoding carboxy terminal-processing peptidase produces the protein MPTLKKLLAALLVLLLLAPGYAAAVPADPGDYDLNRARLLSFVLRQQLVSHHYSHKPLDDALSVAAFGLYLKQLDFQKRFLLKEDVKRLRAYEKQIDDEIATSRIELPLLAAELMEKRVRQIQGMLPEILAAGFDFARDETIETDPDKLEFAKSADELRERWRKILKQQVINRLLIMEETEQAKDATQKQKTSEELLTAAIERIGNNQEQMLNRMLEDTRQDHIDRYFNAVARAFDPHSNYLPPTSKEDFDISMRGSLEGIGATLREEDGFIRVVRIIPGSAAYRQGQLEAEDTILAVAEGGEEPVDVVDRRLRDAVSLIRGKKGTEVRLTVRKPDGRTLIVPIVRDVVQIEETFVRSALLPAEESGKQFGYIKIPTFYRDFDGGPRGSGRNSTDDMRQELMRLNEQGIDGLVLDLRNNGGGALTDAVSIAGLFIKEGPIVQVRGGDGRTETLTDRSRDIVYDGPLVVLVNKFSASASEILAGALQDYGRAVVIGSEYTHGKGTVQAVIDLDRSLPFPNMDRYRPLGAIKVTIQKFYRISGESTQYRGVVPDIILPDRLRHIESGEQYLDYSLPWDKVTPIRFTPWPQDLPIDKLRQASEERIAADEEFRTIAADAERARERMKQTTLPLNLEEARQARRELLQQREDSPPHDQGMAAEDSVEPGLSSEERQQRWARNAAEDPYVGEAQAVLRDLFRLRSAGSATTAGPVQAPAVPH, from the coding sequence ATGCCTACTCTAAAAAAACTTCTTGCCGCCCTGCTGGTCCTGCTGCTTCTTGCCCCCGGTTACGCCGCCGCGGTCCCCGCCGATCCCGGCGATTACGACCTGAATCGTGCCCGGCTGCTGAGTTTCGTGCTGCGCCAGCAACTGGTGTCCCACCACTACAGTCACAAACCTCTGGATGACGCCTTGTCCGTGGCGGCCTTCGGCCTCTACCTCAAGCAGCTTGATTTCCAGAAGCGCTTCCTCCTCAAGGAGGACGTCAAGCGCCTGCGCGCCTACGAGAAGCAGATCGACGACGAAATCGCCACCAGCCGCATCGAACTGCCTCTGCTGGCCGCCGAACTCATGGAAAAGCGCGTGCGCCAGATCCAGGGGATGCTGCCGGAAATTCTGGCCGCCGGATTCGATTTCGCCCGTGACGAAACCATCGAAACCGACCCGGACAAGCTCGAGTTCGCCAAGAGCGCCGATGAGCTGCGTGAGCGTTGGCGTAAAATCCTCAAGCAGCAGGTCATCAATCGCCTGCTGATCATGGAGGAAACCGAGCAGGCCAAGGACGCGACACAGAAGCAAAAAACCTCCGAGGAACTGCTCACGGCGGCCATCGAGCGCATCGGCAACAATCAGGAGCAGATGCTCAACCGCATGCTCGAGGACACCCGGCAGGACCACATCGATCGCTACTTCAACGCCGTGGCCCGTGCCTTTGATCCCCACTCCAACTATCTACCGCCGACCAGCAAGGAAGACTTCGACATCAGCATGCGCGGCTCCCTCGAAGGCATCGGCGCGACCCTGCGCGAGGAGGATGGCTTTATCCGCGTGGTGCGCATCATTCCCGGCAGCGCCGCCTATCGCCAGGGCCAACTGGAAGCCGAGGACACCATTTTGGCGGTCGCCGAAGGCGGCGAGGAGCCCGTCGACGTGGTCGATCGGCGCCTGCGCGACGCCGTCAGCCTGATTCGCGGCAAAAAAGGCACCGAGGTGCGGCTCACCGTGCGCAAGCCCGACGGGCGCACCCTGATCGTGCCCATCGTTCGCGACGTAGTGCAGATCGAGGAAACCTTCGTGCGCTCGGCGCTGCTGCCCGCCGAGGAGAGCGGCAAGCAATTCGGCTACATCAAGATCCCCACCTTCTATCGGGATTTCGACGGCGGGCCGCGCGGCAGCGGCCGCAATTCCACCGACGACATGCGCCAGGAACTCATGCGCCTCAACGAACAGGGCATCGACGGCCTGGTCCTCGACCTGCGCAACAACGGCGGCGGCGCGCTCACCGACGCGGTCTCCATCGCCGGGCTGTTCATCAAGGAGGGTCCCATCGTGCAGGTGCGCGGCGGCGACGGCCGCACCGAGACCCTCACCGACCGCAGCCGCGACATCGTCTACGACGGCCCTCTGGTGGTGCTGGTGAATAAATTCAGCGCCTCGGCCTCGGAAATTCTCGCCGGCGCACTCCAGGATTACGGTCGCGCCGTGGTGATCGGCAGCGAATACACTCACGGCAAGGGCACCGTGCAGGCGGTCATCGATCTCGACCGCAGCCTGCCCTTCCCCAACATGGACCGCTACCGTCCGCTGGGCGCCATCAAGGTCACCATTCAAAAGTTCTACCGCATCAGCGGCGAGTCCACCCAATATCGCGGGGTGGTTCCCGATATCATTCTGCCCGACCGCCTGCGCCACATCGAAAGCGGCGAGCAATATCTCGACTACTCCCTGCCCTGGGACAAGGTGACGCCCATCCGTTTCACGCCCTGGCCCCAGGATCTGCCCATCGACAAACTGCGCCAGGCCAGTGAGGAGCGCATTGCCGCCGACGAGGAGTTCCGCACCATCGCCGCCGATGCCGAGCGCGCTCGGGAACGCATGAAGCAGACCACCCTGCCCCTCAACCTCGAAGAGGCGCGTCAGGCCCGCCGCGAACTGCTGCAACAGCGCGAGGACAGCCCGCCCCACGACCAGGGTATGGCCGCCGAGGACAGCGTTGAGCCCGGCCTCAGCAGCGAGGAGCGGCAGCAGCGCTGGGCGAGAAATGCCGCCGAGGATCCCTACGTGGGAGAAGCCCAGGCGGTGCTGCGCGATCTTTTTCGCCTGCGCTCGGCCGGGTCCGCCACCACGGCAGGTCCGGTCCAGGCACCGGCCGTGCCGCATTGA
- a CDS encoding response regulator — MPPYKILLAATNPLVSQWRERLALPDTFSLLTADNSTQALDLARSEQPCLAILDADLGPENGAQLCQHLRTYSWLRNLAVIILAQPGVDSAVEYCRRWQCQRVLSKPLSDAALLDAIVETLAQRPLVSRAPRIAQRLPVRYSRTDRRDRRGHTIDLSPGGFFLQTDGLYTTATLVHFEIFLGENLEPLCGRARVAWVNHHQEVLKPLYPQGMGLQFIDLGTQGARVVEEYLHRQANLLCMRKP; from the coding sequence ATGCCGCCCTACAAAATCCTTCTAGCCGCCACGAACCCCCTGGTGTCCCAATGGCGCGAGCGCCTGGCTTTGCCCGACACTTTTTCCCTGTTGACCGCGGACAACAGCACCCAGGCCCTGGATCTGGCGCGCAGCGAGCAGCCCTGCCTCGCGATCCTCGACGCCGATCTCGGCCCCGAAAATGGCGCGCAGCTTTGTCAACACCTGCGCACCTATTCCTGGTTGCGCAATCTGGCCGTCATCATCCTCGCGCAACCAGGCGTGGACTCTGCCGTAGAGTACTGCCGCCGCTGGCAATGCCAGAGGGTCTTGTCCAAACCCCTCAGCGACGCCGCGCTGCTCGACGCAATCGTGGAAACCCTTGCCCAGCGCCCGTTGGTATCTCGCGCGCCGAGAATTGCCCAACGCCTGCCGGTGCGCTACTCGCGCACGGACAGGCGCGACCGCCGCGGGCACACCATCGACCTGAGTCCCGGGGGATTTTTCCTGCAAACCGATGGTTTGTACACCACGGCCACATTGGTGCACTTTGAAATATTCCTGGGCGAGAATTTAGAGCCCTTGTGCGGACGCGCCCGCGTGGCCTGGGTCAACCATCACCAAGAGGTTCTCAAGCCCCTCTATCCCCAAGGCATGGGACTGCAATTCATTGATCTAGGCACCCAGGGCGCCCGGGTCGTGGAAGAGTATCTTCACCGGCAAGCCAACCTGCTCTGCATGCGCAAACCGTGA
- a CDS encoding ATP synthase F0 subunit B: protein MIDFNWTFFLQLANFLILIYLLNVLLFRPLTRVMDERKQATTGGHQRARDLEEQIQAKMAAYREQLQAAKAEAATERAALRLAAGEEEARILGAAHQKAADQLKAIRNQVDQEAAAARQSLRDSAGQLAQQVASKVLGRSL from the coding sequence GTGATTGATTTCAATTGGACGTTCTTTCTTCAGCTTGCCAACTTCCTCATTCTCATTTACCTGCTGAATGTCTTGCTGTTCAGGCCGCTGACGCGCGTCATGGACGAACGCAAGCAGGCCACCACCGGCGGACATCAGCGCGCCCGCGACCTGGAGGAGCAAATCCAGGCCAAAATGGCGGCCTACCGTGAGCAACTCCAAGCCGCCAAGGCCGAGGCCGCCACGGAGCGCGCCGCCCTGCGGCTGGCCGCCGGTGAGGAGGAGGCACGCATCCTCGGCGCGGCGCACCAAAAAGCCGCCGACCAACTCAAGGCCATCCGCAACCAGGTCGACCAGGAAGCCGCGGCTGCCCGCCAGAGCCTTCGCGACAGCGCCGGGCAGCTCGCGCAGCAGGTGGCCTCAAAAGTTCTCGGCAGGAGTCTGTAA